From a region of the Lactuca sativa cultivar Salinas chromosome 4, Lsat_Salinas_v11, whole genome shotgun sequence genome:
- the LOC111904946 gene encoding uncharacterized protein LOC111904946: MERRFESDRHTIMPPNFFVSHALEEGQDWRAFMAGIATYPNFMVAWWDVDTVLLPIHSSPNHWLFGELRLASMEVHIYDSLGRGAYEKFQSEGIFSKFERRVANYLDKIKYWARRNIPRIPLNMQFIYEENVPQQSSHLGDCGVFLCMFMEQLVSGQPIRVLIDPKNAALEFRLRMAKIIWGSSLAPL, translated from the exons atggagagacggtttgagagcgaccgacatacaataatgcctccaaatttttttgtttctcatgctttggaagaaggacaggactggagggcgtttatggctggtattgctacataccctaacttcatggttgcttggtgggatgttgatacg gtcttattgccgattcattcatcccctaatcattggctatttggggaactacgattagcgtcaatggaagtgcatatttatgacagtcttggtagaggtgcttatgaaaaattccaatccgaaggaatcttttccaaatttgaacgtcgggtggcaaattatttggacaagattaagtattgggcgcggaggaacatcccaaggattccattgaatatgcaattcatttatgaagaaaacgttccccaacaaagtagtcatttgggagattgcggtgtttttctttgtatgtttatggagcaattggtttcaggtcaaccaatacgtgttcttattgacccaaagaacgcagctttagagttccgtctccggatggcaaaaattatttgggggtctagtcttgctcctctgtag